CCACCAGCGCATCACTGACGCCGTTTGCCGCCAGTTCCAGACAGCGCGCCGCGTACATGGCCAGCCGTTCGGCGGCGTCCGGTCCGTCGGCCGTGGGGGCGCCACCGGCCAGCGGCGGTGATCCCAGCAGCAGGTCGTTCATTGGTTCACCCATGGTACCGCCTGCCCTGCGGCAGCCGCCCGGCAAACGGAGCGAGCCGGTCCAGCGCCAGCTTGAACAGCTCCGATACGTGCGTGCCGTCCTCCGGGCACACGCTGTCGGACACCAGCAGGTCCACCGGGAAGGGCGCGCCCGCCACGAATTCGTCCAGGCGCCCCAGCAGCCGCTGGCGCCAGCCGCGCAGCGCCGCCGCACGGTCGAGCCCGGCTGGGATGCGCAGCAGCACCGCGAAGGTCGCGCCGTTCAGCCGGTACGCGCGGTCCTCCACGCGGCGGCCGTCCAGCAGCCGGGCCAGGTTCAGGATCAGGTCGTTGCCGCCCGCGTACCCGACCGTAGCGTTCAGGAACCGGATGTTCGCCACCTCCACGATCGACACGGCGAACCCGCCGCCGTGGCGGGCCGCGAACGCCACCTCCGCCGTGAAGTCCGCCAGGAACGCCTGCCGGTTGCCCAGCCCGGTGGACTCGTCGGTCAGCGCGGTCCGCTCCATGGCCTGCAGGTGCAGGTGCCGCGACAGGTGCAGCGCCAGGGACTGTGCCGCCGTCTCCAGCAGGGGAGCCGCCTCCGGGGAGCCGCGCTGCCGGCCGTCCGGATCGAAGGCGTGGAGGGTCAGGCCGTGCCCGTTCACGTCACAGCGCACGCGCACGCCGTCCGGCAGGCCGGGATCGGGGGCCTCCAGGGGCACGCCGTCTTGCCGGTAGGCACCCAGCGCCGGACCGTGCGGGTCCGCGGACCACGCGGCGCAGGCCCCGAAGCCGGTGAGCCGCGCCAGGATCGGCAGGCCGCGCCGCAGGAGGTCCGGCACGCTGTGCGCCTGCTCCAGCTGCCGCGACAGGAGGTTCAGCAACTCGGCGTGCTGGATGGCCCGCAGCAGCTGTTCGGTGCGCTGCTCGACGCGCTTTTCCAGTCCGGCATTCAGCACCCGCAGCTCCTGTTCCGCCGTGCGGCGCAGGTCGATCTCCATGTTCAGGCGCAGCGCGGGATTGACCAGCGACGCCACCGCCTCCAGCTGCGCGTAGGTGTTCACGTCCCACGTCACGCCCGGCGCGCCCACGACCGCCAGCGTGCCCCACACGGCGTCGGCGCCGGCCAGCGGCAGCAGCGCGGCCGGCTGGCTGGGAGTGCCCCACGCGTGCAGGTA
This region of Deinococcus metalli genomic DNA includes:
- a CDS encoding winged helix-turn-helix domain-containing protein, which gives rise to MSAAVDSSARASLTAKEEALFELLDRHPGRLFSRSEILERVWGLEFDGDDRIVDAYVKRIRRKTGEHLIETVRGAGYRRPGVPLHQQSLPHARHLSADARMLLDLGRRILRVASTDGVLQEVEATLAGALFLRGVALLTRPDAGASRLPMPWLVRGAAGSTSIPWSDLPEVLGPEPRYLHAWGTPSQPAALLPLAGADAVWGTLAVVGAPGVTWDVNTYAQLEAVASLVNPALRLNMEIDLRRTAEQELRVLNAGLEKRVEQRTEQLLRAIQHAELLNLLSRQLEQAHSVPDLLRRGLPILARLTGFGACAAWSADPHGPALGAYRQDGVPLEAPDPGLPDGVRVRCDVNGHGLTLHAFDPDGRQRGSPEAAPLLETAAQSLALHLSRHLHLQAMERTALTDESTGLGNRQAFLADFTAEVAFAARHGGGFAVSIVEVANIRFLNATVGYAGGNDLILNLARLLDGRRVEDRAYRLNGATFAVLLRIPAGLDRAAALRGWRQRLLGRLDEFVAGAPFPVDLLVSDSVCPEDGTHVSELFKLALDRLAPFAGRLPQGRRYHG